In a genomic window of Rhopalosiphum maidis isolate BTI-1 chromosome 4, ASM367621v3, whole genome shotgun sequence:
- the LOC113555656 gene encoding homologous-pairing protein 2 homolog isoform X1 has protein sequence MRSSENTYRTNMGSDKKNVYDFMATANRPFSSNDVFSNLQRQGIGKSAVEKALDQLVKEDKIFMKLNGKQKIYCVVQPDSTAEDQKEIQLIDEELAKTTEALREVERKYKQSEIEVKTLQGTYSTEEAKRKVSEMEKIVSELKSKLDKMSKTSGNVVSSKDKEKVKKEYETVTKEYRKRKRMCTDILDSILENCPKPKKALFEEIGIETDESVGMPKL, from the coding sequence CAAACATGGGGTCAGACAAGAAGAACGTTTACGATTTCATGGCCACGGCCAACAGGCCGTTCAGCAGCAACGACgtgttttcaaatttacagCGGCAGGGTATCGGAAAGTCAGCCGTGGAAAAAGCGCTCGATCAGTTGGTGAAGGAAGATAAGATCTTCATGAAGTTGAACGGAAAGCAGAAGATTTACTGTGTAGTGCAACCGGATTCGACGGCAGAAGACCAAAAGGAAATCCAGTTAATCGACGAGGAATTGGCAAAAACTACCGAGGCACTGCGCGAAGTCGAGCGCAAATACAAACAATCGGAAATCGAAGTGAAAACGCTACAGGGCACTTATAGTACCGAGGAAGCGAAGCGCAAGGTGTCCGAAATGGAAAAAATCGTATCGGAACTAAAATCGAAATTGGACAAAATGTCCAAAACAAGTGGCAACGTGGTGTCGTCGAAGGATAAAGAAAAAGTGAAAAAGGAATACGAAACGGTTACTAAAGAGTATAGGAAACGCAAACGTATGTGTACAGACATACTGGACTCGATCTTGGAGAACTGTCCGAAACCGAAAAAAGCTCTCTTCGAAGAGATCGGAATCGAAACCGACGAGAGCGTCGGCATGCCAAAACTGTGA
- the LOC113555656 gene encoding homologous-pairing protein 2 homolog isoform X2, with translation MGSDKKNVYDFMATANRPFSSNDVFSNLQRQGIGKSAVEKALDQLVKEDKIFMKLNGKQKIYCVVQPDSTAEDQKEIQLIDEELAKTTEALREVERKYKQSEIEVKTLQGTYSTEEAKRKVSEMEKIVSELKSKLDKMSKTSGNVVSSKDKEKVKKEYETVTKEYRKRKRMCTDILDSILENCPKPKKALFEEIGIETDESVGMPKL, from the coding sequence ATGGGGTCAGACAAGAAGAACGTTTACGATTTCATGGCCACGGCCAACAGGCCGTTCAGCAGCAACGACgtgttttcaaatttacagCGGCAGGGTATCGGAAAGTCAGCCGTGGAAAAAGCGCTCGATCAGTTGGTGAAGGAAGATAAGATCTTCATGAAGTTGAACGGAAAGCAGAAGATTTACTGTGTAGTGCAACCGGATTCGACGGCAGAAGACCAAAAGGAAATCCAGTTAATCGACGAGGAATTGGCAAAAACTACCGAGGCACTGCGCGAAGTCGAGCGCAAATACAAACAATCGGAAATCGAAGTGAAAACGCTACAGGGCACTTATAGTACCGAGGAAGCGAAGCGCAAGGTGTCCGAAATGGAAAAAATCGTATCGGAACTAAAATCGAAATTGGACAAAATGTCCAAAACAAGTGGCAACGTGGTGTCGTCGAAGGATAAAGAAAAAGTGAAAAAGGAATACGAAACGGTTACTAAAGAGTATAGGAAACGCAAACGTATGTGTACAGACATACTGGACTCGATCTTGGAGAACTGTCCGAAACCGAAAAAAGCTCTCTTCGAAGAGATCGGAATCGAAACCGACGAGAGCGTCGGCATGCCAAAACTGTGA